The DNA segment GCGTTTTTCAACTTCCGCTTTAAATACATCAATACCAACACGGTCTAACGTATATTTTGTTTTAGCATTTTTACGGTTAGAACGGTTACCCCAATCACGTTGCGTTGTTACTACAGCTTCAGCAAACGCTAAAGTTTGATCAACAGGAATAAAGCCAAAATCATCTGCACGACGAGGATAGGTAGAAGTATCCCCATGGGTCATAGCAAGACCACCGCCTACTAAAACGTTAAAGCCAATTAACTTACCGTTTTCTTCAATTGCCACAAAGTTCAAATCATTAGCATGAACATCGACATCATTCAGCGGTGGAATCGCAATAGTGGTTTTAAATTTTCGTGGTAAGTAGGTGCGGCCTAAAATAGGCTCTTCTTCTTGAACGGTACTATCGATTTTTTCCGCATCCAACCAAACTTCCGCATAGCCTCGAGCATGCGGTAAAAAGTGTTCACTGATCTTCTTTGACCATTCATACGCTTCTTGGTGTACTTCAGATTGATATGGGTTCGCCGTACATAGTACATTTCGATTCATATCTGCAGCGGTACCAATCGAGTCAATACCAATCGAGTTAAGCGCTTTATGAACCTTCTTAATATTAGGCTTTAAAATACCGTGATATTGAAAGGTTTGACGCGTCGTTAAGCGAATACTGCCATATAAAGTATGCTCATCCGCCCACTTATCGACACCAAGCCATTGGGTTGGAGTGATAACACCAGCTGGTAAGCGCGCACGAAGCATCAAAGTATGTAGCGGCTCAAGTTTTTGCTTGGCTCGCTCAGCACGAAGGTCACGATCATCTTGTAAGTACATCCCGTGAAAACGAATCAGTGTGAAATTGTCACCCGTCACTGCTCCGGTAATTGGGTTTTGTAGATCTTCTGCAATCGAACCACGTAAAAAATTACTTTCAGCTTTTAAACGCTCACCATCAGAAAGTGGACCTAATACTTCACCTAATACAACTTGTTCTTTCGTGCTCATTAGTACACATCCCTTTGATAACGTTTTGCTTTACGTAGGTCATTAATAAATGCTTCGGCTTGTTCTTGACCTAATTGACCTTGCTCTTTGGCAACTTGAATTAATGCGTTATGGACATCTTTTGCCATGCGATTGGCGTCACCACAAATATAAATGTAGGCACCTTGCTGTAACCATTGCCATACTTCCGGCCCATTTTCTAAGATGCGATCTTGTACATAGACTTTTTCCGCTTGATCACGGCTAAAGGCCACATCCAACTTAGTTAAGATTCCAGACTTCAAATACTTCTGCCATTCCACTTGATATAAGAAATCTTGGGTGAAAGTACGGTCGCCAAAGAATAACCAGTTTTTCCCTTCGGCATCACGCGCTTCACGTTCCTGGATAAAACTGCGAAATGGAGCAATACCGGTTCCCGGACCAATCATGATCACAGGAGTATTATCATCTTGAGGCAACTTAAAGTTATTATTGTGCTCAATAAAGACTTTAACGTTATCGCCTTCTTCCAAACGATGAGTTAGGTAATGGGATGCACCACCAAAGCGAGTTTCTTCACCTTGTTGATATTCCACCAATCCAACCGTGAGATGCACTTCTTCTTCCACTTCGGCTTGACTAGATGCGATAGAATAAAGACGAGGAGTTAATTTACGGAATAGGCTCGCTAATTGCTCAGCAGTCAGCGTCGTTTTCTTTTCTCTTAGCACATCAATAACTTGTGTGTTTCCCGCATACTCACGCAGCTTGTCTTTATCTTCCACCAGCTTTTGCAGCTTTTTACTTCCAGAAAGCTCAGCGTATTTAGTCACAAGTTGAGGGTTTGATGCTGTGATCTCAAATTTACTCACTAAAGCACTGTGAATAGAAATGCTGTCACCATCAAGCTCAATACTTTCAATACCTGATAAACCGACTTGTTCTAAAATTGCCGCGACTAAATCTGCGCTGTTTTCATACCAAACACCCAGCGCATCGCCCGGCTGATAGCTGATACCTGATCCTTCTAGATCAATTTCAATATGACGAACGTCTTTACCAGAATCTCGCCCCGTGATCTTTTGGCTAGTCAGCAAGGTTGCGGCATAAGGGTTTTGTTTATTCCATGGATTTTCAACATGGGCAGATTGTCCAACCGGCAGTTGCACCACTTGCGCATCTTGTGATGACAAAGCTTCTTTCACTTTTTCTAGTGCTTGCTTACGCCATTCCGCTGCGGGCGCTTCATAATCGACATCACAATCAACGCGATCTAAAAATGCTGTCGCGCCCAATTTGCTTAAGTAGCTGTCAAAGTCTTTACCGGTTTGGCAGAAGAATTCATAACTGGAATCACCAAGACTGATCACCGCATATTGCAGGTTCGGTAACTTAGGCGCTTTTTTCGATTGCAAAAATTCATGCAGTTCTATCGCATTATCTGGTGCTTCACCTTCACCATTGGTCGAAGCAACAATGATCACATGGGTTTCTTTAGCGAGATTTTTGCCTTTGTAATCACTGGCATCAAATAATTCCACCGCAATACCATTAGCATCGGCTTCATTTTTGAGAGCTTCCGCGACGCCTTTGGCATTACCCGTTTGCGAGGCATAAATGATGGTCAATTTGCCTGCCGGCTGCGCTGCAACAGATAATTGAGATGATGGGTTTGCTCCTGCTGGCTGGCCGGTTTGACTCAGCCCCCAAAAATAACCACTGACCCAGGCCAGTTGTTGTGGAGACAGCTCAGCCATCGCTTGTTGCAATTGACCAATTTGTTGATCATTAAGCGGGCTAGCCAGAGCCGAAAGATCCTTTAGTAACATGTCACGACATCCTATCTTTTTATTCGTCTAAGCAAATAGGGTTCACTTAGGCATCTAGGTATAAAATTGCTTCATGTTGCTAGATTAACGATTCTGATGAATGTCGAGAAAGAATTGATAAGTATGTTTTATAACTTTTTGGAAATAAGAAATGAAATGCCGCTGTCTGCACAAAGCAAACAGCGGCAATATAAATTTGATTTGGCTTTATTTATTGGCAATGCGCACTTGTTTGAACCCCACATCTAACGCAGAGCGTGAAGCTTCATCCATATCTTGATAATGACATTCTTTACCATGTTCATCTGTGAGCAACACCAGCCCGCCACGATTATGGCGAAACTCTACGATCCAATCTTCTTCTTCAATTGAAGATTCAATAATCGCCTCAAGCAATTGCTTCTCTTGGTATAAGCGGCGTAGTTCTGTCACTGTCATAACGAGCCCTTCCGTGTTACTCAATTACCTTCACTTATTAATCATGACGCAAATTTGAAAACTTGCGAGAAAAATAAGGGTATTTATTGAGCCACCTCACTCAAGCATTGAAAGCTAAAGTTTTCTTTAAGAGCCTAACTTATTATTAGAGCTGCCAATTTTAGAATGTGCTCGGCTTATTATAATGTTTGTAAATATATAAGCCGATCAGTGCTAGGATAATCCAAGGTAGCAACTTGATCACCGCTCCCAGCATGCTAATCACAAACCCCAACAATAACGCGGCGGCGATAGCAATAAAGAAAGTCACCATGGTTACCCCAGTGAACATCAGCACACCAAAGAAAATCACGATAAACAATAATTCGAACATACATCTCTCCTAGTTAAACCTATCTGGCCATTAAAATGAAAACACGCAAAGAATACGGCAAAGGTTTAAGACATAGACCCATAAATAAACCAATGAAACTGGGTCAACTTATGCATAGACAATAGGCACTGAAATAACATTGCAGAATTTGGGCCAACTTATTTTTAATTTAACTCATTACTAATCAATTAGTTAAAAATAGCGCAATAGAGAAGAAATATAAAAGTGACTAATTTGACCAACTATCAGTCAAATTAGCCATTAATAGATATGGGGATGAATAACAAGAATTAAACGTCGAGCTCAGCTGGAATTTTAGCTAATGCGGCTTCAACCACTTCAATGCCAGCCCCCGCTTTATGGGCATTTTCACTGATATGTCGACGCCATTGGCGTGCGCCCGGCATTGCTTGGAATAGACCTAGCATATGACGAGTAATATGACCTAGACTAGCCCCTTTCGCCATTTCATCTTCTATATATGGCAACATCTCACGGACGATCTCACGACGTTTTTTCACTGGCTTATCACCGCCAAATAAACGTTGATCCACTTCAGCCAATAAATATGGATTTTGATAAGCTTCACGCCCCACCATCACACCATCTACATGCTTAAGATGCGCTTCACATTCATCCAGCGTTTTTACGCCACCATTGATTGCTATGGTTAAATGCGGGAAATCTTTTTTTACTTGATAAGCGCGCTCATAAATCAGCTCTGGAATTTCTCGGTTCTCTTTTGGACTCAAACCTGAAAGCCATGCTTTGCGCGCGTGAATAGTAAATTGGTCAACGCCACCCTTTTCACTCACCAGAGTAATAAAGCGAGTTAAGAATTCATAGGAATCTTGCTCATCGATACCAATACGTGTTTTAACCGTGACAGGAATATCCACCACTTCACGCATTGCCGCCATACACTCTGCCACCAGCTCAGGTTCAGCCATTAAGCAGGCACCAAACATACCATTTTGTACACGGTCTGATGGGCAACCAACGTTTAGGTTGATTTCATTATAACCACGTTCTGCCGCCAACTTTGCGCACTTGGCGAGATCAACAGGGTTCGAACCACCTAATTGCAAGGCAATAGGATGCTCTGGCTGAGAAAACTGTAAAAAATCCCCTTTTCCGTGGAGAATAGCACCGGTTGTCACCATTTCTGTATAGAGCAAGGTATGCTCAGATAACAAACGGTGGAAGTAGCGACAATGACGATCCGTCCAATCGAGCATGGGCGCGACGGAAAAACGTTGCATAGGGTAATTTTTCATAATCTATATGGGATAAATATCTCTGACTTATTAAGCCAAATATTTTACCATAGGCGACAGAAGTGCACATCAACCAAATATCGACGGTGATGGAGCCATCTATTAACCACTGTTAGGGCATGATTAAGGCTGGAATTTTGAATACACGTTTACTTCAACAAGTGACTGAACTTTGTCAGCAAAGAGGGGTTCGCCTCACTTCACAACGTCAGCAAGTGCTGGAGCTGATCTGGCAACAAAAAGGTTCATCCACCGCTTATGAATTGCTGGATAAACTCAAGCAAACGGAGCCTCAGGCTAAGCCACCGACGGTTTATCGTGCATTAGAATTTTTGCTCGAACAAGGTTTCATTCACCGTGTAGAATCTACCAACAGCTTTGTCTCTTGCTGCTTTTTCGATGAACACGACTGCCACGGTCAACATAAGCATTTCTCTCACCTGCTGATCTGCGACCAATGCGGTGATGTGGCTGAACTTCAGGATGATGCTTTGGTGAAGCGCCTCACCAAAAACATAAATGAACATGGTTTCAAACTCACCAACCACGTAATTGAAACCCACGGTATCTGTAAAAACTGCCAATAAATTATTTGGTCGTAATACCAATCACACTAATTAGATGGTCAGAAATTGCGTCGGAAGTACGATTGGTATAAGAACTCAATTAAAAAGAGAAGCCCATAACGGATTCTCTTTTGCTTTGACACTTTACAAAACGGCTATAAACCAGAAGAACGCGATTGAGCACCCGATAAATAATCTTGTGCAAAGAAAGGGTCAATGTTATCGCACACGCCGCGATAGGGTTGGCCTGTTGAGCCTAACCACGCAGCGTTTTGGCTACAATACGTTTTTAGCCCAGCTTGATAACCTTGCTGATAAGCTTGATAGGTTTCATCGGTGACGTAGTCAGAGTGTTTAGCCAATTGTTGCTGGGAATGCTCAATTAAGCCCTTCTCACCCATTTGCTGGCCATAAGTTTGCCAAGGTAAATTATTGCCGTTGTCAGGCATACCATTTGGAGTAGTACAACCTGCGATCACAAATAATGTCATCACAATAAGTATCTGTTTCATAATGGTCTCCATTATCAATTAAGGGACACATATAAAGAATAGTCTGTCGTATATACTTAATCCGTTTATACGCATTACCGTTAAATACGGTTCACTTTTATTGATGGCCAGCCTGGCAGTAATCTCCACTTTCGATTAATTGAGTTAGGTTCTGATGATTTTGATATAAATAAATCCATGCCAGCCCAAATGGGGTATCAATTTGTTTTCTATCGTATTCCACTGGGTAATCTTCTAACTCATCGAGCTGAGCCATGGTCAAATCATCAACTCGATACACTTCCCCAACTAGGGTTCTGCTCCCTTCGATTGCGGCAGGATAAGGACCAAGATCAAACAGATCAAATAACGGTTCGGTCGTGATCACGCCGAGCAATTCACTTTGATTTAATAAGCCGTGATTTGACTTACCTTGACGTAAAGTACCGTAAACAAACACATGATGCGCCATGCCTTGGCCTCCAGATAAAACAATACAATCAGCGTCAATCCATGAACGCTAACAATCAGTTGAAGCTAAATTGATAAAGGAAATCCACGGCGCTGTCCACCCCCGTCACCGCTTCGACATAGAAGTTAGTTAATAACTCATATCGCACCGTAAATTCACCAAGGGCATTAAATATGCCAACCCCGT comes from the Vibrio gangliei genome and includes:
- the cysI gene encoding assimilatory sulfite reductase (NADPH) hemoprotein subunit, producing the protein MSTKEQVVLGEVLGPLSDGERLKAESNFLRGSIAEDLQNPITGAVTGDNFTLIRFHGMYLQDDRDLRAERAKQKLEPLHTLMLRARLPAGVITPTQWLGVDKWADEHTLYGSIRLTTRQTFQYHGILKPNIKKVHKALNSIGIDSIGTAADMNRNVLCTANPYQSEVHQEAYEWSKKISEHFLPHARGYAEVWLDAEKIDSTVQEEEPILGRTYLPRKFKTTIAIPPLNDVDVHANDLNFVAIEENGKLIGFNVLVGGGLAMTHGDTSTYPRRADDFGFIPVDQTLAFAEAVVTTQRDWGNRSNRKNAKTKYTLDRVGIDVFKAEVEKRAGSQFAPSRLYEFTERGDRIGWSEGIDGKHYLSLFIENGRILDYPGKPLKTGMAELAKVHKGDFRITANQNLIVAGVSADDKDLIESIAVAHGLMDVSISEQRKNSMACVAFPTCPLAMAEAERFLPSFVTEVESILAKHQLPKEENIILRVTGCPNGCGRAMLAEIGLVGKAPGRYNLHLGGNRSGTRVPKMYKENITDKQILTDIDELVGRWAQERNENEAFGDFVIRVGIIDEVVISKRDFHA
- a CDS encoding assimilatory sulfite reductase (NADPH) flavoprotein subunit, which encodes MLLKDLSALASPLNDQQIGQLQQAMAELSPQQLAWVSGYFWGLSQTGQPAGANPSSQLSVAAQPAGKLTIIYASQTGNAKGVAEALKNEADANGIAVELFDASDYKGKNLAKETHVIIVASTNGEGEAPDNAIELHEFLQSKKAPKLPNLQYAVISLGDSSYEFFCQTGKDFDSYLSKLGATAFLDRVDCDVDYEAPAAEWRKQALEKVKEALSSQDAQVVQLPVGQSAHVENPWNKQNPYAATLLTSQKITGRDSGKDVRHIEIDLEGSGISYQPGDALGVWYENSADLVAAILEQVGLSGIESIELDGDSISIHSALVSKFEITASNPQLVTKYAELSGSKKLQKLVEDKDKLREYAGNTQVIDVLREKKTTLTAEQLASLFRKLTPRLYSIASSQAEVEEEVHLTVGLVEYQQGEETRFGGASHYLTHRLEEGDNVKVFIEHNNNFKLPQDDNTPVIMIGPGTGIAPFRSFIQEREARDAEGKNWLFFGDRTFTQDFLYQVEWQKYLKSGILTKLDVAFSRDQAEKVYVQDRILENGPEVWQWLQQGAYIYICGDANRMAKDVHNALIQVAKEQGQLGQEQAEAFINDLRKAKRYQRDVY
- a CDS encoding envelope stress response protein PspG: MFELLFIVIFFGVLMFTGVTMVTFFIAIAAALLLGFVISMLGAVIKLLPWIILALIGLYIYKHYNKPSTF
- the dusA gene encoding tRNA dihydrouridine(20/20a) synthase DusA — its product is MKNYPMQRFSVAPMLDWTDRHCRYFHRLLSEHTLLYTEMVTTGAILHGKGDFLQFSQPEHPIALQLGGSNPVDLAKCAKLAAERGYNEINLNVGCPSDRVQNGMFGACLMAEPELVAECMAAMREVVDIPVTVKTRIGIDEQDSYEFLTRFITLVSEKGGVDQFTIHARKAWLSGLSPKENREIPELIYERAYQVKKDFPHLTIAINGGVKTLDECEAHLKHVDGVMVGREAYQNPYLLAEVDQRLFGGDKPVKKRREIVREMLPYIEDEMAKGASLGHITRHMLGLFQAMPGARQWRRHISENAHKAGAGIEVVEAALAKIPAELDV
- the zur gene encoding zinc uptake transcriptional repressor Zur → MIKAGILNTRLLQQVTELCQQRGVRLTSQRQQVLELIWQQKGSSTAYELLDKLKQTEPQAKPPTVYRALEFLLEQGFIHRVESTNSFVSCCFFDEHDCHGQHKHFSHLLICDQCGDVAELQDDALVKRLTKNINEHGFKLTNHVIETHGICKNCQ
- a CDS encoding DUF2799 domain-containing protein — protein: MKQILIVMTLFVIAGCTTPNGMPDNGNNLPWQTYGQQMGEKGLIEHSQQQLAKHSDYVTDETYQAYQQGYQAGLKTYCSQNAAWLGSTGQPYRGVCDNIDPFFAQDYLSGAQSRSSGL
- a CDS encoding gamma-glutamylcyclotransferase family protein, whose translation is MAHHVFVYGTLRQGKSNHGLLNQSELLGVITTEPLFDLFDLGPYPAAIEGSRTLVGEVYRVDDLTMAQLDELEDYPVEYDRKQIDTPFGLAWIYLYQNHQNLTQLIESGDYCQAGHQ